Proteins from a genomic interval of Clostridium scatologenes:
- a CDS encoding acetyl-CoA carboxylase biotin carboxyl carrier protein subunit: MANLISPMTGKVLEINIKVGQEITDEDAELFIIEAMKMENTVSGVVGTVKEIKANVGDIVHEDDVIAIIE; encoded by the coding sequence ATGGCAAATTTAATAAGCCCGATGACAGGTAAAGTACTTGAAATCAACATCAAGGTAGGTCAGGAAATTACTGATGAAGATGCTGAATTATTTATAATAGAAGCCATGAAAATGGAAAATACAGTATCTGGAGTTGTAGGGACAGTAAAAGAAATAAAGGCCAATGTTGGTGATATAGTACATGAGGATGATGTTATAGCAATAATTGAATAA